One genomic region from Rattus norvegicus strain BN/NHsdMcwi chromosome 10, GRCr8, whole genome shotgun sequence encodes:
- the Fbll1 gene encoding rRNA/tRNA 2'-O-methyltransferase fibrillarin-like protein 1 — translation MKPAGGRGGWSWGGGKGGGKGGDTGSGAKGGFGTRTRGGGGGGRGRGRGGGGGGGGGGGGGGGGGGGDRQRRGGPGRNKNRRKKGITVSVEPHRHEGVFIYRGAEDALVTLNMVPGVSVYGEKRVTVTENGEKQEYRTWNPFRSKLAAAILGGVDQIHIKPKSKVLYLGAASGTTVSHVSDIIGPDGLVYAVEFSHRAGRDLVNVAKKRTNIIPVLEDARHPLKYRMLIGMVDVIFADVAQPDQSRIVALNAHTFLRNGGHFLISIKANCIDSTASAEAVFASEVKKLQQENLKPQEQLTLEPYERDHAVVVGVYRPAPKSSSK, via the coding sequence ATGAAACCGGCGGGCGGCCGCGGCGGCTGGAGCTGGGGTGGCGGCAAGGGAGGCGGCAAGGGAGGCGACACGGGTTCGGGGGCCAAAGGCGGCTTCGGGACACGCACGCGcggcggaggcggcggcggccGGGGTCGAGGAcgcggcggcggcgggggcggcgggggtggcggaggaggaggaggcggcggagGTGGCGGCGACAGGCAGCGGCGCGGCGGTCCAGGCCGAAACAAGAATCGGCGCAAGAAGGGCATCACCGTGTCCGTGGAGCCGCATCGACACGAGGGTGTGTTCATCTACCGCGGCGCGGAGGACGCTCTGGTCACGCTGAACATGGTGCCTGGCGTCTCGGTGTACGGCGAGAAGCGCGTCACCGTGACGGAGAACGGGGAGAAGCAGGAGTACCGCACGTGGAACCCCTTCCGCTCCAAACTGGCGGCCGCCATCCTGGGCGGCGTGGACCAGATCCACATCAAACCCAAGTCCAAAGTGTTGTACCTGGGCGCCGCCTCCGGAACCACCGTCTCTCACGTCTCCGACATCATCGGGCCCGACGGCCTGGTCTACGCGGTTGAATTCTCCCACCGCGCCGGCCGCGATCTGGTCAACGTGGCCAAGAAGCGCACCAACATCATCCCGGTATTGGAAGATGCCCGGCACCCGCTCAAGTATCGCATGCTCATCGGAATGGTGGACGTGATCTTCGCCGATGTGGCCCAGCCGGATCAGTCCCGCATCGTGGCACTTAACGCCCACACCTTTCTGCGCAACGGAGGCCACTTCCTCATTTCCATCAAGGCCAACTGCATCGACTCCACAGCGTCTGCCGAGGCTGTGTTTGCTTCAGAGGTGAAGAAGCTGCAACAGGAGAACCTGAAGCCCCAGGAGCAGCTGACTCTGGAGCCCTACGAAAGGGACCACGCTGTGGTCGTCGGGGTCTATCGGCCCGCCCCCAAGAGCAGCAGCAAGTAA